DNA from Candidatus Binatia bacterium:
CGGACGGATGCTTCCAAGGCGCGGCTGGCGCCGGCCCAAGCCCAGATCTGTTTGATGCGATTGATCATCTGGTTGTAGTACAGCAGATACTCAACGCCCTTGACAGTGCCGCCCGCGCCTTCACCGGGTCCCACGGAGATCGGCCCGCCGGGCTGCTCCGCGACTTTGCTGCCGGTGCCGGCGCCACGTTTGCCCACCTGTTCCTCGACGCGCTTGATGGCGGCGGCGAGGCGATCGTCACGCTGGCGTGCCGCCGCGGCTTCCTTGGCGGCGCCTTTGGCAGCTTCGGCCGCCTTCTTGGATTCCGTTGGTGCCTCCGGTTTTGCCGGTTCGGCCTTCGCCACGGCCTTCGGCTGTCCCGCCGGCTTGGCTGGCGGAGTGGGCGCTGGCCTGGCGACTGTCGGTGCAGGTGGCGGTTCGACCTTTTTCACTCTTGCCGCCAGCACGGCTTCATTCTCTTTCGGCTTGGCCTCGGGCTTTGGCGGCTCCGGCTTCGGTTGCGGCTTAGGTGCCTCCTTTACCGGTTCTGGCGGCGGCGGTTCAACCTTCTGGGGCTCCGGCTTGGGTTGTGGCGGCTTGGGCTCCTCGACCTTTGGTGGTGGCTTCGGCGGTTCCACCTTGGGAGCGGCCGCCAAAGGCGCTCCTTCGACTCGGCCTTTGCCACCGGCGATCACGTTGGTGCCGCCGATATGGTCGGGTGCAATCAGGTCCACCGTGTACGACCTCAGTGCCGGGGGCCGGTGCAAGAACGTGTGGGGGAGCAGCAGCAGCAGGGTGATGAACAAGAGGTGAGCGGCACCGGAGGCCAGCACCATCCACCACAGTCCGCGGTCCCACTCGGGTTGACCGACCGGGACGGGAAAGTCGTCGGTCATGGTCGGTTCACCGGTCCGGTGGCGGGCTGCCGGAAGGGAAGGGGGGAGTCATCCGGAGGCCTAGCGGTGGTCTTCCGCCGGTGGCTCAGTGACCATCCCGAGTCGTTCCACGCCGGCTCCTTTGACGGTGGCGATGACTCGCATCACCTCGCCGTAGCGGACGCTTTG
Protein-coding regions in this window:
- a CDS encoding cell envelope integrity protein TolA; the encoded protein is MTDDFPVPVGQPEWDRGLWWMVLASGAAHLLFITLLLLLPHTFLHRPPALRSYTVDLIAPDHIGGTNVIAGGKGRVEGAPLAAAPKVEPPKPPPKVEEPKPPQPKPEPQKVEPPPPEPVKEAPKPQPKPEPPKPEAKPKENEAVLAARVKKVEPPPAPTVARPAPTPPAKPAGQPKAVAKAEPAKPEAPTESKKAAEAAKGAAKEAAAARQRDDRLAAAIKRVEEQVGKRGAGTGSKVAEQPGGPISVGPGEGAGGTVKGVEYLLYYNQMINRIKQIWAWAGASRALEASVRFNITETGEVVNVRITHPSGDPSYDASVERAVRAANPLPQPPEAYRKEFSDVELVFRPDDLKM